The proteins below come from a single Arthrobacter crystallopoietes genomic window:
- a CDS encoding helix-turn-helix transcriptional regulator has protein sequence MLSGTAFELYEYAVTHPDWTKESASTALGYTIRDLNSAITELTGRRLFQQPAPDVDCFTAISPDVALAQLVEADERLLIDLRAKISGHRSDMASLVPTYLAARKRIALDSSIEILEDPGVIRKLLIDYGRDVTEQVLISQPGSGSTAEVHEEGIQKDLELLERGIVRKNLYNASTLDHVPTRKAVAATAPAGLEYRTLPYVPLKVLIFDQSLALVARQLDADDRAALVVRDVNLIHVFTQLFNVAWELATPYGWEAESRTPAGLNSIQRSVLRGMAAGYSDEVIARRLDISVRTCRRHIAWMLEELGAESRFQAALKAKEAGWL, from the coding sequence ATGTTGAGTGGGACAGCCTTTGAGCTCTATGAATACGCGGTAACCCACCCGGACTGGACCAAGGAGTCCGCTTCGACTGCGCTCGGCTACACCATTCGGGATCTCAATAGCGCCATTACTGAGCTCACTGGACGACGCCTGTTCCAACAGCCGGCGCCGGATGTGGACTGCTTTACTGCCATCTCTCCGGACGTGGCCTTGGCGCAGCTAGTCGAGGCCGACGAACGCCTGCTTATCGATCTACGCGCCAAGATCAGCGGGCACCGGAGCGACATGGCTTCGCTTGTTCCCACATACCTTGCGGCACGAAAGCGAATCGCCCTCGATTCGTCCATTGAAATACTCGAAGACCCTGGGGTAATTCGAAAGTTGCTGATTGACTATGGGCGGGATGTCACAGAACAGGTCCTGATCAGCCAGCCCGGCTCAGGATCTACGGCGGAGGTCCATGAAGAGGGCATCCAGAAGGACCTGGAACTCCTGGAACGCGGGATAGTCAGAAAAAATCTCTATAACGCCAGCACTCTCGATCATGTGCCTACGCGGAAGGCGGTCGCCGCCACAGCCCCTGCGGGCTTGGAATATCGGACATTGCCCTACGTGCCACTGAAAGTCCTGATCTTCGACCAGTCCTTGGCACTCGTTGCCCGCCAACTGGACGCGGACGATCGAGCAGCTCTGGTGGTGCGTGATGTCAATCTGATCCATGTATTCACGCAGCTATTCAACGTGGCATGGGAACTTGCCACCCCCTACGGCTGGGAGGCTGAAAGCCGAACCCCTGCTGGCCTCAACAGCATCCAGCGGTCCGTACTCCGGGGCATGGCTGCTGGTTATTCCGACGAAGTGATTGCACGGAGGCTGGACATCAGCGTGCGCACCTGCCGGCGGCATATCGCATGGATGCTCGAAGAACTGGGCGCCGAAAGCCGCTTCCAGGCAGCGTTGAAGGCCAAAGAAGCGGGCTGGCTTTAA
- a CDS encoding PLP-dependent aminotransferase family protein, which translates to MPTETEVALERAVTSHRHHSLYSDRAAKIKQSAVRDVFDISLQPGLVSLAGGNPFLQSLPLEKLGGMAYRLITEQGLTALQYGGGQGTERLRAQACEVMAEEGIEDADPANVVITTGSQSAQDVACKVFCNPGDVVLCEDPTYVGALNTFEAYEVIVETVAMDELGLVPDELQRRIDEVQSAGGNIKFLYTIPNFNNPSGITLAAERRQRIVEICQDANILIIEDNPYGLLRFDGHPIAPLRAGNPDDVIYMGSFSKILAPGLRIGWALVPAHLQRRFYLASEAVTLCPPTLNQMLISEYLDGHDWRGQITTYRSLYSERCAAMLHALEDFMPEGVSWTQPQGGFFVWVSLPEGIDTYPLLYKAIDAGVIFIPGAAFTPSDDPSSKLRLAFSAVSAENIREGVRRLAPVLQEAMSA; encoded by the coding sequence ATGCCAACCGAAACCGAAGTTGCCCTTGAACGCGCGGTCACTTCACATCGGCACCACAGCCTTTACTCCGACCGGGCCGCCAAAATCAAGCAGTCCGCCGTTCGTGATGTCTTCGATATTTCGCTGCAGCCTGGCCTCGTCTCTCTCGCTGGCGGGAATCCGTTCCTGCAGTCCCTGCCTCTGGAGAAGCTCGGCGGGATGGCCTACCGTCTCATAACAGAGCAGGGCCTAACAGCTCTCCAGTACGGCGGCGGCCAAGGAACCGAGCGGCTTCGGGCCCAGGCCTGCGAAGTGATGGCCGAGGAGGGCATTGAGGATGCGGACCCGGCGAACGTTGTGATCACCACCGGTTCCCAGTCCGCCCAAGACGTCGCCTGCAAAGTCTTCTGCAATCCCGGCGATGTTGTGCTCTGCGAAGACCCAACTTATGTGGGTGCCCTGAACACTTTCGAGGCTTACGAGGTCATAGTGGAGACCGTGGCCATGGACGAGCTTGGCCTCGTCCCCGATGAACTGCAGCGGCGGATTGATGAGGTCCAATCTGCCGGCGGCAACATCAAGTTCCTTTACACCATCCCCAACTTCAACAACCCGTCGGGCATCACGCTCGCCGCAGAGCGCCGGCAGCGCATCGTGGAGATCTGCCAGGACGCGAACATCCTGATTATTGAGGACAACCCGTACGGCTTGCTGCGCTTCGATGGCCATCCGATCGCCCCGCTCCGCGCTGGCAACCCGGACGACGTAATCTACATGGGCTCGTTTTCCAAGATTCTCGCGCCCGGGCTGAGGATCGGATGGGCCCTGGTGCCGGCGCACTTGCAACGGCGTTTCTACCTAGCCAGCGAGGCCGTCACGCTCTGCCCGCCCACGCTGAACCAGATGCTCATCTCGGAGTATCTGGATGGCCACGATTGGCGCGGCCAGATCACCACCTACCGCAGCCTCTATTCCGAGCGATGCGCAGCCATGCTCCACGCGCTCGAAGACTTCATGCCGGAGGGCGTCAGCTGGACGCAGCCGCAGGGAGGTTTCTTCGTCTGGGTGAGCCTGCCGGAGGGAATCGATACCTATCCACTGCTGTACAAGGCGATCGACGCCGGCGTCATCTTCATTCCCGGTGCCGCTTTCACCCCGTCCGACGATCCCTCCAGCAAGCTCAGGCTGGCATTTAGCGCCGTGTCAGCAGAGAACATCCGCGAGGGCGTGCGGCGGCTGGCTCCCGTATTGCAGGAGGCTATGAGCGCCTGA
- the rraA gene encoding ribonuclease E activity regulator RraA, whose product MTSTDLSGSVSTADLYDERGEDLQSVPLQFQDLGGNVAFSGPIRTIRCYEDNGLVKSVLNSPGEGSVLVVDGGGSLNTALMGDMIAAAAVENGWAGVIINGPIRDRTAIAQLSLGVKALGSNPRKSAKDSLGEVDVPVEIAGVAFRPGAMAYADVDGILVER is encoded by the coding sequence ATGACCAGCACTGATCTGTCCGGTTCTGTTTCCACCGCGGACCTGTATGACGAGCGAGGCGAGGACCTCCAGTCGGTGCCGCTGCAGTTCCAGGACCTGGGCGGCAACGTTGCATTCAGCGGACCCATCCGTACCATTCGCTGCTATGAAGACAACGGATTGGTGAAATCCGTTCTGAATTCACCCGGCGAAGGCTCGGTTCTCGTGGTGGACGGCGGCGGCTCGCTCAACACCGCCCTGATGGGGGACATGATCGCCGCAGCAGCGGTAGAAAACGGTTGGGCCGGCGTCATCATCAATGGGCCCATTCGCGACCGCACTGCCATTGCGCAACTGTCGCTGGGGGTCAAGGCACTGGGCAGTAACCCGCGCAAGAGTGCTAAGGACTCTCTTGGCGAGGTGGACGTACCCGTCGAGATCGCTGGTGTGGCATTCCGGCCAGGCGCGATGGCTTATGCCGACGTGGACGGCATCCTCGTCGAGCGCTGA
- a CDS encoding dihydrolipoamide acetyltransferase family protein, with protein MSNIESFNLPDVGEGLVEAEIVSWKVKPGDTVAVNDVIVEIETAKSLVELPSPYAGVVAELLVPEGQTIEVGTPIISVSVGGAGQPAPVKDSGDALQATARPVKGALPQEAPGKTEGDPLAGVVGSAPAASEPGPTSGSLVGSGPKADAVKRRPRRTSSPSPTADQTTTTAPHHHGVSDSAPQQHAPHVPPVPSAASPDSAGESGLTRDGSKGQQRGEAVQAAVNRLLTRVLAKPPVRKAAKDLGIDLADITPTGRGGEVTKADLLSYQAQRDAELDQAETFWAPSKKPQNQRIERVKVKGVRKATARAMVESAFSAPHVSIFVDVDASRTMEFVKRLKASRDFEGIKISPLLILAKAVIWAAARNPSVNATWTDDEILIKHFMNLGIAAATPRGLMVPNIKDAQDLSLKELAIALNELATKARAGKTQPAEMQGGTLTITNVGALGIDTGTPIINPGEVAIVAFGTIKQKPWVLDGEVIPRWITTLGGSFDHRVVDGDLSARFMADVAAILEEPALLLD; from the coding sequence ATGTCGAACATCGAATCATTCAACCTCCCCGACGTCGGCGAAGGCCTGGTCGAAGCCGAAATCGTCTCCTGGAAGGTCAAGCCCGGGGACACCGTCGCCGTCAATGACGTGATCGTGGAGATCGAAACGGCCAAATCCCTGGTGGAGCTACCAAGCCCTTACGCGGGCGTCGTAGCGGAACTGCTCGTGCCCGAGGGCCAGACCATCGAGGTAGGCACACCGATCATCTCCGTGAGCGTCGGCGGTGCCGGTCAGCCCGCACCCGTGAAGGACTCCGGGGACGCGCTTCAGGCCACCGCGCGTCCGGTTAAAGGTGCCCTGCCGCAGGAGGCGCCAGGGAAAACGGAGGGCGATCCGCTGGCTGGCGTGGTCGGGTCAGCGCCCGCAGCCAGCGAACCAGGCCCGACAAGCGGGTCGCTGGTCGGCTCAGGACCGAAGGCCGATGCCGTCAAGCGCCGGCCGCGCCGCACATCAAGCCCCAGCCCAACTGCGGACCAAACAACGACGACGGCTCCCCATCACCACGGCGTCTCCGATTCGGCGCCACAGCAGCATGCACCGCACGTGCCGCCGGTTCCCTCGGCAGCGTCCCCTGACTCCGCGGGCGAAAGCGGACTAACCCGGGATGGTTCCAAGGGACAGCAGCGCGGCGAGGCCGTGCAGGCCGCGGTGAACCGCTTGCTGACCCGTGTGCTGGCGAAGCCGCCGGTGCGCAAGGCCGCCAAGGATCTGGGGATCGATCTGGCGGACATCACCCCTACAGGCCGCGGTGGAGAGGTCACCAAGGCGGACCTGCTGAGCTATCAGGCACAGCGGGATGCCGAACTGGACCAGGCCGAGACCTTCTGGGCGCCGAGCAAGAAGCCGCAGAACCAGCGCATCGAACGGGTCAAGGTCAAGGGTGTCCGCAAGGCCACGGCTAGGGCCATGGTCGAATCGGCCTTCTCCGCTCCGCATGTAAGCATCTTCGTGGATGTGGACGCCTCCCGGACGATGGAGTTCGTCAAGCGGCTTAAGGCCAGCCGCGACTTCGAAGGCATCAAGATTTCACCGTTGCTGATTCTGGCTAAAGCGGTGATTTGGGCGGCAGCGCGGAACCCCTCCGTCAACGCCACGTGGACCGATGACGAGATCCTGATCAAGCACTTCATGAATCTCGGGATCGCTGCCGCCACGCCGCGCGGTCTGATGGTGCCGAACATCAAGGATGCACAGGATCTGTCCCTGAAGGAACTGGCCATCGCCCTCAACGAGCTGGCTACCAAAGCGCGCGCGGGCAAGACCCAACCGGCCGAGATGCAGGGCGGCACGTTGACCATCACCAACGTTGGTGCATTGGGCATCGACACCGGCACTCCCATCATCAATCCGGGCGAAGTCGCGATCGTGGCCTTCGGCACCATCAAGCAGAAGCCTTGGGTGCTGGACGGGGAAGTCATTCCTCGCTGGATCACTACCCTTGGCGGCTCCTTTGACCATCGTGTGGTGGACGGCGACCTCTCCGCCCGCTTTATGGCCGACGTTGCCGCGATTTTGGAAGAACCGGCGCTCCTGCTCGATTAA
- a CDS encoding alpha-ketoacid dehydrogenase subunit beta produces the protein MANMTIAKAITAGLRETMKNNPKSMLMGEDIGALGGVYRVTEGLQAEFGKTRVVDTPLAESGIIGTAIGLAFRGYRPICEIQFDGFVFPGFNQITTQLAKIHARSSGDLSAPVVIRIPYGGGIGSIEHHSESPEALFAHTAGLRIITPSNPHDAYWMIQQAVESNDPVIVFEPKRRYWLKGEVDTESPGQDAFSAKVVREGTDATIVAYGPLVPVALAAAQAAEDDGNSVEVIDLRSISPIDFDTITTSVRKTGHLIVTHEAPTFGGVGGEIAARISERAFFSLEAPVLRVGGFHMPYPVAKVEEHYLPDIDRLLEALDRSLAY, from the coding sequence GTGGCCAACATGACCATTGCCAAGGCCATTACCGCCGGCCTGCGCGAAACGATGAAAAACAACCCGAAGTCCATGCTTATGGGCGAGGATATCGGCGCTTTGGGCGGCGTCTACCGGGTGACCGAAGGCCTGCAGGCCGAGTTCGGCAAGACCCGCGTGGTCGACACCCCGCTTGCAGAATCCGGCATTATCGGCACGGCGATCGGCCTGGCGTTCCGCGGTTATCGGCCGATTTGCGAAATCCAGTTCGACGGTTTCGTGTTCCCGGGCTTCAATCAGATCACCACGCAGCTGGCCAAAATCCATGCCCGTAGTTCCGGCGATCTCAGTGCGCCCGTTGTCATCCGCATTCCCTACGGCGGCGGTATCGGCTCCATCGAGCACCACTCGGAATCGCCGGAGGCGCTCTTCGCGCATACCGCGGGGCTGCGGATCATTACCCCGTCCAATCCGCACGACGCCTACTGGATGATCCAGCAGGCCGTCGAGTCGAACGACCCGGTCATCGTGTTCGAGCCCAAGCGCCGCTATTGGCTCAAGGGCGAAGTGGACACGGAGAGTCCCGGCCAGGACGCGTTCAGCGCCAAGGTGGTCCGCGAGGGAACGGACGCCACCATAGTCGCTTACGGCCCGCTGGTGCCGGTTGCACTGGCAGCGGCGCAAGCTGCCGAAGATGACGGCAACAGCGTGGAGGTGATCGATCTGCGCTCCATCTCGCCGATCGACTTCGACACCATTACGACGTCGGTGCGCAAGACCGGGCACCTGATCGTCACTCACGAGGCACCCACGTTCGGCGGCGTCGGCGGCGAGATTGCCGCACGTATCTCCGAACGCGCCTTCTTCAGCCTCGAGGCCCCGGTCCTGCGGGTGGGCGGTTTCCACATGCCCTACCCCGTGGCCAAGGTGGAAGAGCACTATCTTCCGGACATCGACCGCCTGCTTGAGGCCCTCGACCGTTCCCTCGCCTACTGA
- the pdhA gene encoding pyruvate dehydrogenase (acetyl-transferring) E1 component subunit alpha, giving the protein MGAEHLPTSEFDIEELEQSMTSSDPADAPEMVQLLASDGTLREDVQYGPYAAHLDGEALRGLYRDMFLVRRFDQEAVALQRQGQLVMWPPLLGQEAAQIGSGTALQANDYVFPTYREHGVALTRGLELSALLKLFRGVSSGGWDPREKNFHLYTLVLAAQTLHAVGYAMGLQRDSEDGVSVAYFGDGASSEGDVHESMVFAASNQSPVVFFCQNNHWAISVPTEVQSRIPLSNRASGYGFPGIRVDGNDVVAVHAVMRWALEHARSGRGPVLIEAFTYRMSAHTTADDPTKYRLSAEEDAWKEKDPLKRLERYLRSSNTADDSFFEQVEVQGDELAAKVRAEVLAMTGPEMVQSFNNVYADPHPLVAEELAWHREYEAGFADADEAGENN; this is encoded by the coding sequence ATGGGCGCTGAGCACCTGCCCACCTCTGAATTCGACATTGAGGAACTTGAGCAGTCCATGACCTCCAGCGACCCCGCAGACGCTCCGGAAATGGTGCAGCTACTTGCCTCGGACGGAACGCTGCGGGAGGACGTCCAGTACGGGCCCTACGCCGCGCATCTGGACGGCGAGGCCCTGCGCGGGCTGTACCGGGACATGTTCCTGGTGAGGCGCTTCGACCAGGAAGCCGTGGCGCTGCAGCGCCAGGGGCAACTCGTTATGTGGCCGCCGTTGCTGGGGCAGGAAGCCGCCCAGATAGGCTCCGGGACCGCATTGCAGGCGAATGACTATGTCTTCCCGACGTATCGTGAGCACGGTGTGGCGCTGACCCGCGGGCTCGAGCTGTCCGCCTTGCTCAAGCTCTTCCGCGGTGTTTCCAGCGGCGGTTGGGATCCCCGGGAAAAGAACTTCCACCTCTACACGCTGGTCCTCGCCGCCCAGACCCTGCACGCCGTCGGCTACGCCATGGGCCTGCAGCGGGACAGTGAGGACGGCGTCAGTGTCGCCTACTTCGGCGATGGAGCCAGCTCCGAGGGGGACGTTCACGAGTCGATGGTCTTCGCGGCCTCGAACCAGTCTCCCGTGGTCTTCTTCTGCCAGAACAACCACTGGGCCATCTCCGTGCCTACCGAAGTGCAGTCGCGGATCCCGCTGTCGAACCGTGCCAGCGGCTACGGCTTCCCGGGGATCCGGGTGGACGGCAATGATGTGGTTGCCGTCCACGCCGTCATGCGCTGGGCGTTGGAGCATGCCCGTTCCGGCCGTGGCCCGGTGCTCATCGAGGCGTTCACCTACCGGATGAGCGCGCACACCACCGCCGACGATCCCACCAAGTACCGGCTCTCCGCCGAGGAGGACGCGTGGAAGGAAAAAGACCCGCTTAAGCGCCTGGAACGGTATCTGCGCTCCAGCAACACCGCGGATGACTCCTTTTTCGAGCAGGTTGAAGTCCAGGGCGATGAGCTGGCAGCCAAGGTCCGCGCCGAGGTCCTGGCCATGACCGGTCCGGAAATGGTGCAGAGCTTCAACAACGTCTACGCCGACCCGCACCCGCTGGTCGCCGAAGAGCTCGCCTGGCACCGGGAGTATGAGGCAGGCTTCGCGGACGCCGACGAGGCAGGGGAGAACAACTAG
- a CDS encoding histidinol-phosphate transaminase, whose amino-acid sequence MTSTQNPTNVAAVQTAAQDRQIRPRPVMDRLPKYAAGKPPAVIEGLQPYKLSSNENPLPPIPEVLEAIQSQHNIQRYPDPLSTALRTELSRFLDVPAEDIVTGAGSLGALVQILQTFAGQSEDGTADEVVYAWRSFEAYPIMIGLSGAASVQIPNQADGSHDLEAMAAALNERTKVVLLCTPNNPTGPALTTAQVEDFLAKVPQDVVVVIDEAYTEFVRDPEVVDGIKAYKKYPNVIVLRTFSKAHGLANLRVGYSVSNPELTQHLRVAATPFAVSSLAEDAAIASLKHYDKVVERVQSLVDERDRVVAGLSELGWKIPESQGNFVWLPLGENAQGFAAYAGEQALSVRAFPNEGVRVSIGEVEANTRFLSLCANYTKGPGVS is encoded by the coding sequence ATGACTTCTACCCAGAACCCCACCAACGTAGCTGCGGTTCAGACGGCAGCCCAGGACCGTCAGATCCGCCCCCGACCGGTGATGGACCGATTGCCCAAGTATGCAGCAGGCAAACCGCCGGCCGTTATTGAAGGGCTGCAGCCGTACAAGCTCTCTTCCAATGAGAACCCGCTTCCGCCGATCCCTGAAGTGCTGGAGGCTATCCAGTCCCAGCACAACATCCAGCGCTACCCGGATCCGCTGTCGACAGCCTTGCGCACTGAACTGAGCCGTTTCCTGGATGTGCCGGCCGAGGACATCGTCACCGGAGCCGGCAGCCTGGGCGCACTGGTCCAGATCCTGCAGACCTTCGCTGGCCAGAGCGAGGACGGCACGGCGGATGAGGTGGTGTACGCCTGGCGCTCCTTCGAGGCCTACCCGATCATGATCGGCCTCTCCGGCGCAGCCAGCGTGCAGATCCCCAACCAGGCGGACGGCTCGCACGACCTTGAGGCCATGGCGGCCGCCCTCAATGAGCGCACCAAAGTCGTCCTGCTGTGCACCCCTAACAATCCCACCGGCCCGGCCCTTACCACCGCCCAGGTGGAGGACTTCCTGGCCAAGGTCCCGCAGGACGTGGTGGTGGTCATCGACGAGGCCTACACCGAGTTTGTCCGGGATCCGGAAGTCGTGGACGGCATCAAGGCGTACAAGAAGTACCCGAACGTGATCGTCCTGCGCACCTTTTCCAAGGCCCATGGCCTGGCTAATCTCCGGGTTGGATACTCCGTCTCCAACCCGGAGCTCACCCAGCACCTGCGGGTCGCCGCGACGCCCTTCGCCGTGTCCAGCCTTGCCGAGGATGCTGCAATTGCGTCGCTGAAGCACTACGACAAGGTTGTGGAAAGGGTACAAAGCCTCGTGGACGAACGGGACCGTGTGGTGGCCGGCCTGAGCGAGCTTGGCTGGAAGATACCGGAGTCCCAGGGCAACTTTGTCTGGCTCCCGCTGGGCGAGAATGCCCAGGGCTTTGCCGCCTACGCGGGGGAGCAGGCCCTATCCGTGCGGGCCTTCCCCAATGAAGGGGTCCGGGTCAGCATCGGCGAGGTGGAGGCCAACACCCGTTTCCTCTCCCTGTGTGCGAACTATACAAAAGGCCCCGGCGTTTCCTGA
- a CDS encoding phage holin family protein, whose product MGKFIVRVLINGLALWIASWVLPGITVESTAATEVAQGNSTAGVVLAFLFIGLIFGLVNAIVRPIVSFLSLPVTILTLGLFTIIINALMLLLTAWLSSYTPVNFVVDSFFWTAVIGSLIISLVSLIAGSITRTR is encoded by the coding sequence ATGGGAAAGTTCATTGTGCGTGTTCTGATCAATGGCCTGGCGCTTTGGATAGCAAGCTGGGTCCTGCCGGGCATTACCGTGGAAAGCACAGCGGCAACGGAGGTTGCGCAGGGAAACTCAACGGCCGGCGTCGTACTTGCGTTCCTCTTTATCGGACTCATTTTCGGGCTCGTGAACGCCATTGTGCGGCCGATCGTCAGCTTCCTGTCGCTGCCGGTCACGATCCTGACGCTGGGCTTGTTCACCATCATTATCAACGCGCTCATGCTGTTGCTCACGGCGTGGCTCTCTTCCTACACACCGGTGAACTTTGTGGTGGACTCCTTTTTCTGGACCGCGGTAATCGGCTCGCTGATTATCAGTCTCGTGTCCCTGATCGCCGGATCGATCACGCGGACCAGGTAG
- a CDS encoding MFS transporter translates to MSVDQIRTTGAGRAGAEADSRLQIRPGRWVDGWDPEDKDFWETAGRPIARTNLNWSIFCEFLGFVVWQLWSIMAVQLPAAGFDFTNSQIFWLISIPSLVGATLRIPYTFMVPKFGGRNWTVISALLLLVPSIGLAACVANPETPFGLMLLMAGLAGLGGGNFASSMANITYFYPAAEKGYALGLNAAGGNLGAAVAQLVVPLVITLGAAVSLNLPLGGLIWVPLILLAAWGARKYMHNLSHAKGDAAGSVAALREPHLWIMALLYIGTFGSFIGFSGVFPKLIHDVFPGFSSFAVGSAALSLAFLGPLVGSLARPLGGKLADRFGGARMTVASFATMALIALAVVWTLPLANFWLFLLLFLALFTASGFGNGATYRMIPRIFAIRGRTGTTRSSVDVGSERKAAAALGLVSAIGAYGGFLIPQVLNASNTATGSYTGAFYGFVAAYAVMLAVAWFCYLRPGSEMARGGV, encoded by the coding sequence ATGAGTGTTGACCAGATCAGGACCACCGGCGCCGGGCGCGCCGGCGCTGAGGCAGATTCGCGGCTGCAGATACGTCCGGGCCGGTGGGTGGACGGCTGGGATCCGGAAGACAAGGACTTCTGGGAAACCGCAGGCCGGCCGATCGCGCGGACCAACCTGAACTGGTCCATCTTCTGCGAGTTCCTGGGCTTTGTCGTCTGGCAGTTGTGGTCGATCATGGCTGTCCAACTCCCTGCGGCAGGGTTCGACTTCACTAACTCGCAGATCTTCTGGCTGATCTCGATTCCGAGCCTGGTCGGAGCCACCCTGCGGATTCCGTACACCTTTATGGTGCCGAAGTTCGGTGGCCGGAACTGGACCGTGATCTCCGCCCTGCTGCTCCTGGTACCGTCCATCGGGCTGGCCGCGTGCGTGGCCAATCCCGAGACGCCCTTCGGCCTGATGCTGCTGATGGCGGGTCTGGCAGGCCTTGGCGGCGGCAACTTCGCCAGTTCGATGGCCAACATCACCTACTTCTACCCCGCGGCCGAAAAGGGCTATGCGCTGGGGCTGAACGCCGCCGGCGGAAACCTTGGCGCCGCCGTCGCGCAGTTGGTGGTGCCATTGGTGATCACGCTCGGAGCGGCCGTTTCGCTCAACCTCCCGCTGGGCGGGCTGATCTGGGTGCCGCTGATCCTGCTGGCCGCCTGGGGTGCGCGGAAGTACATGCACAATCTCTCGCACGCGAAGGGCGACGCCGCCGGTTCCGTGGCAGCCTTGCGCGAGCCGCACCTGTGGATCATGGCGTTGCTCTACATCGGCACCTTCGGCTCCTTCATCGGTTTCTCCGGTGTCTTCCCGAAGCTCATCCACGACGTCTTCCCCGGGTTCTCCTCCTTTGCTGTGGGCTCGGCCGCTCTCTCGCTGGCGTTCCTGGGCCCGCTGGTGGGATCGCTGGCCCGGCCGCTGGGCGGCAAGCTGGCGGACCGCTTCGGCGGAGCAAGGATGACGGTAGCTTCGTTCGCAACCATGGCGTTGATTGCGCTGGCCGTGGTGTGGACGCTGCCGCTGGCGAACTTCTGGCTCTTCCTGCTGCTGTTCCTGGCACTGTTCACCGCGAGCGGCTTCGGCAACGGTGCCACCTACCGGATGATCCCGCGCATCTTCGCCATCCGCGGCCGGACCGGGACGACCCGCAGCAGCGTGGACGTCGGCAGCGAGCGCAAGGCGGCTGCGGCGCTCGGTCTGGTTTCCGCCATCGGCGCTTACGGGGGCTTCCTGATTCCGCAGGTGCTCAATGCCTCCAATACGGCCACCGGCAGTTACACCGGCGCGTTCTACGGATTCGTGGCGGCCTACGCGGTGATGCTGGCGGTGGCCTGGTTCTGCTACCTGCGGCCCGGTTCCGAGATGGCGCGGGGCGGTGTCTGA